In Chanodichthys erythropterus isolate Z2021 chromosome 11, ASM2448905v1, whole genome shotgun sequence, a single window of DNA contains:
- the rorab gene encoding nuclear receptor ROR-alpha B isoform X3, which translates to MYLMITAMKAQIESIPCKICGDKSSGIHYGVITCEGCKGFFRRSQQGTVSYSCPRQKSCLIDRTSRNRCQHCRLQKCLAVGMSRDAVKFGRMSKKQRDSLFAEVQKHRQQQQDEKVGDETEKGREPQPPGEAEPLTPSYALSTNGVTELPDDLSGYVNGQTPEEGKADSAIGGFYLDIQPSPDQSGLDMDGIKLEPVCDLSSDSGLDQYCCYSNGDSSPPDSDLEHLSENICKSHLETCQYLREELQPSNWQTVLQTDLDTYQKKSQEDMWQLCAVKVTEAVQYVVEFAKRIDGFMELCQNDQIVLLKAGSLEVVFVRMCRAYNSQNNTVYFDSKYAGPEVFKALGCDDLISSVFEFAKSLNSLQLSEDEIGLFSAYVLMSADRSWLQEKTRVEKLQQKIKIALQNLIQKNQRDEGILTKLVCKVSTVRMLCRRHMEKLSAFRALYPETVQTRFPPLYKELFGSEFEQVLPQEA; encoded by the exons CTCAGATTGAGAGTATTCCCTGTAAAATCTGTGGAGATAAATCATCAGGGATCCACTATGGTGTTATCACCTGTGAGGGATGCAAG GGTTTCTTCAGGAGAAGTCAACAGGGCACTGTGTCATATTCATGTCCTCGGCAGAAGAGCTGTCTGATCGACCGTACCAGCAGGAACCGCTGCCAGCACTGTCGCCTGCAGAAATGCTTAGCAGTGGGCATGTCAAGAGATG CTGTGAAGTTCGGCCGCATGTCTAAGAAGCAGAGGGACAGTCTTTTCGCTGAAGTTCAGAAACACCGCCAACAGCAGCAGGATGAGAAAGTGGGTGATGAGACAGAGAAGGGGCGGGAACCTCAACCTCCAGGAGAGGCAGAGCCACTCACACCCTCTTATGCCCTGTCCACCAATGGTGTCACAGAGCTCCCTGATGACCTCAGTGGATATGTGAACGGTCAGACCCCAGAGGAGGGAAAGGCAGATTCAGCAATTGGTGGATTTTACCTGGACATTCAGCCCTCTCCAGACCAGTCAGGTCTAGACATGGATGGCATTAAACTAGAACCTGTGTGTGACCTTAGCTCAGACTCTGGCCTAGATCAATATTGTTGCTACAGCAACGGAGATTCTTCACCTCCTGACAGCGATCTAG aacatcTGTCAGAGAACATCTGCAAGTCTCACCTGGAGACGTGCCAGTATCTTCGAGAAGAGCTACAGCCCAGCAACTGGCAGACAGTTCTACAGACCGACCTGGACACATACCAAAAGAAG TCTCAGGAGGACATGTGGCAGCTGTGTGCGGTTAAAGTCACTGAAGCTGTGCAGTATGTGGTTGAGTTTGCCAAGCGCATTGATGGATTCATGGAGCTCTGTCAGAACGATCAGATCGTGCTGCTCAAAGCAG GTTCTTTAGAAGTTGTGTTTGTGAGGATGTGTCGGGCATATAACTCCCAGAACAACACTGTCTACTTTGACAGCAAATATGCAGGGCCGGAGGTCTTCAAAGCTCTGG GCTGTGATGATCTCATCAGCTCTGTGTTTGAGTTTGCTAAGAGTCTGAACTCTCTACAGCTAAGTGAAGATGAGATTGGCCTGTTTTCAGCATATGTGCTCATGTCTGCAG ATCGCTCCTGGCTGCAGGAGAAGACCAGAGTAGAGAAACTCCAGCAGAAGATCAAGATCGCCTTGCAAAACCTCATACAGAAGAACCAGAGGGATGAGGGAATTCTCACAAAG CTTGTCTGTAAAGTGTCCACCGTTCGGATGTTATGCCGTCGCCACATGGAGAAACTGAGCGCATTCAGAGCTCTTTACCCAGAAACGGTCCAAACACGCTTCCCTCCACTCTATAAGGAGCTGTTTGGCTCAGAATTTGAGCAGGTTCTGCCTCAGGAGGCCTGA